In the Pseudomonadota bacterium genome, GAGACTGCAATACATCCATCTGTCCAATCCTTTAACTGAGTAAATGGAGCAAGCATTCCATACCCATTGGGTTGGCCATGAATCATGATATCACCGCCAGCAGAGACACCAAGTTTCTTTGCGTTTTCAATATCTTTAGCGTTCGGGTACGAAATATGTATGGAGCGGTAGAACGAACTCTTGTTGTTTCTCCAATCGAGTACATAGCTACCTTCTGGCGTTCTGGAATCACCCTCTTTGACTTTATGGCCTATCGGATCCCCTCCCAGGGCGATCGAGTATCGAGCCAGTTCCTTGGATCCATCCAAAAGGACAAGCTCACGATTCTCTTTATAAACCTCTACTCTTGTAGCTTGTCCTAAGTCTCTTGGCGAAGCCTCGAAGTACGCGTAGCCTAAAAATACGACTGCAGCGATTGGAAGAAGGATAATTCCTGAGGCGATAAGTACAAATTTCCGCATTCACTTGCCAAACAATCTAACTATTAAGCTCAGCGGCCATTAGCGCGCTCGTGTATTTTGCGGTAGCAAAATGCGTGGGCGTGCCAAAGGTCCGTTGCAGCGC is a window encoding:
- a CDS encoding L,D-transpeptidase family protein, translating into MRKFVLIASGIILLPIAAVVFLGYAYFEASPRDLGQATRVEVYKENRELVLLDGSKELARYSIALGGDPIGHKVKEGDSRTPEGSYVLDWRNNKSSFYRSIHISYPNAKDIENAKKLGVSAGGDIMIHGQPNGYGMLAPFTQLKDWTDGCIAVSDLEMEEIWRAVPNGTPIEIKP